ctgactttggtgcgggcagcgtggctTCAGTTCCCGCTCAGCGTCGccgtctatatgtgccctgcgaccgagcggcgaccggttcagggagTAGTGCCCTAACGCCTCCACCGCCCCCCGAtcctgttgaaaatggatgtagCTCGCCAAATAGCGCGTCCTCAGGTAGCTTTAGCTGAAGGAGGTCGTCAGTCGTACCTCGAGGCAACAACGTCGAGTAAAGTCAACGGGGAAATGCTGCATGTACCGTTCCGTGCGGAACTTTGGCATACAAAAAGAAGTTATGTAGTCAAGAACGGGTGAAGGATTCCAAACGCAGCTTTCTGCCGATTCCCTTATCAGTGCAGGACGATACACCGTGGACATTGTTTGGAACCCACTCGGTCCGCTTAATAAAAATCCCAATTTAAGCGAGCGGACCGACTCAGCCATGTTTTGACTCGACACGACAGTGCTTGTTTTTTTGCGGGTGACAGAGATGAGCTCATTGTGGCGCAGCCCCCACCCTCGCCCCGGGCCCTCAACGGGCCTTCACATTCCCCAAAGGCAGCGTCAGCGCTTTCCTTTGCCGCCAAATTGCTTACGGGGGGCTTCGGGCGTGGGCTTTCCAGGCTTTACCGCGACGATGACGCTGCGTTTTCTTTTGGCGCGCTCGGCCTTTGCCAGGCTATAAAAGCAAAGCGGCGGCGCGGAAAGCCACCGACACCGGCGGGCCTGCTCCGACGACGCACGCGCCCAGGTAAGAACGCACACGCACGTCGTCAGCGAATGCCgggaaaacaaaaagtcacCAAAACCACATCCGCTGTGAACCCCCCGTTTATGGTGATGGtgatgggcggggggggggggggggagataccTTTCAAGTCCACCAGTAATTGGGAAAAAGTTGGGATCTGGGAAAATtcaattggagaaaaaatgtttctgcaATCTACAGAAAATGCATACTCACATTAAATCACCATTGTTTgtggattattgtttttttttttagcaatccCTGTTGGTGATATATGTCTGGTTATTACtttaaggagagaaaaaaaaaatctaataagaATGGCAACACTTATTACTGACCACGATATAAATATAAAGCAcgttggttcagctggaaagtgttggcctcacagttctgaggacccgggttaccaatcccccccccgccccgagtgtggaatttgcatgtggtctttccgctttcctcccacatcccccaaaacacgcaacatcaattggagactctaaagtgccccgtcggtgtgattgtgagtgcgactgttgtccgtctccgtgTGTCcctcgattggctggcgaccagtccagggtgtgccccgcctcttccCAAAGCATAACTCCGATAggctttgtgaggataagcagctaagaaaatggacggatggacgggtACACATCCCTAATGGAGCTCCACTGtgtacggaaagtattcagagcCACTTGGAGTTCCGTATATTGCAGCCATTGGAAATCATGAAGAGAGATGAGCGAGCGTTGAAGTCCTCAAAAGGATCACAGAGCCCAAAGTATTCagagacttttttccccaagtattGCACAGAAGCCGCCTTCGAGTTTTTCGTACCCGGCTTCGGGGATCTTCGgccactcttccttgcagatCCGTTCCACGACGTTGGtgggcagccattttcaggtctctccagagatgctcaattgggttcaAGTCAGAGCCGTGCCCAAGAATTCAGCCCCACAATTtccatcttggtctcatcagaccagagaatcttcTTTATAGACCATCTTGGTGTCCTTCaggtgttttgttatttttcgcTTTGCACGCAAACTCCACGGAGACTTTCATGGCCGCGGTGACGCTTGACTCAATAGAACTTTGTCAGACTATCATCTCTGGAGCATCTCTTTGGAGCTCAGCCAGAGTGACCTTTGACTCTTCCTTACCTCTCTTCTGCCCCAATGGTCACTCGGCACGGACGGCCCAGTCTTGGAGAGGTTCTGGTCTCCCATTTGAGTATTAGGGAGGCAACTGTGCTCTTAGGAGTTTAAAATGGagcagaattgtttttttttaatttttttttttttaaacctcatgCACAGGgcggcgttggcctcacagtcctgaggactggggttcaaatcccagccctgaccgtgtggagtttgcatgttctccccgtgcctgcgtggcttttctccgggcactccactttcctcctgcatccccaaaacaggctTGAATTCATTGGAGACGCTGAATTGTCTCCACGTAGCCCAGTGAtcgcttcagggtgtaccctgccttctgccagatgacagccgggataggttccagtgaggataggcggctcagaaaatggatggatggaccttgCGGTGCCCATGAAAAACTGGGATTTTTTTGATTGTTTGAAATAGTTGAGAGCGGAGGTGCCAAAGTTGGCAGTAGGTTGACGTCCACTGGAGTACATTGACATTCAAGCAAGATTTTTGGCTGTTTCTTTCCCAGCCCTCCCCCCGACATGTCTCAGACCGCCAAGTCCACCTCCAACCAGGGCGCCGACGCCAAGGACAACAAGGGAGGCGCGCCGGCCGCCGCCTCCGCCAAGGCCCCCAAGACGGGTGAGGGCGCCTTCAAGGTGAGTCACGTGACGTCGAGGTGGGCAAATGTCGCGGTGACGACGCGGGGCAACGGGTGACGCTCCTCTGCCGGCGTCTCGCGCCTTCCAGCTGACGCTCTTCGACCAGGAGAACTTCCAGGGCCGCTCGGTGGAGCTTCAGGCCGAGTGCCTGAACATTTGCGAGCGCGGCCTTGAACGAGTGCGCAGCCTGATTGTGGACAGCGGCCCGTAAGATGTGCACACCCGACAATGTTGCGCTTTTGTTCGAGTCGCTCATTCCTCTTCCCTGAACCCGCCTCCTCGGCCGCGCCCCCGCCACCCTCCCCGCGtggttaaacccccccccccccctcctccagcTTCGTTGCCTTCGAGCAGACCGACCTCCGTGGGGAGATGTTCATCCTGGAGAAGGGAGAGTATCCTCGGTGGGACACCTGGAGCAACTCGTACCGCAGCGACTGCCTCATGTCGCTCAGGCCCATCCGCCTGGTAAACACACGCGCCGGTTTTTCACCTCGGCCCACTCCAAAGCCCTTCGTAGCCATTCGGGAGTCGGTGAATCCGACGCGCGCGGCTCGAAATTACATCCGCGAGCGCGTCAGGGGTTTGATACCCACGCCAACCCGGTGGAGTTGGTACCCAGGACTGCCTCCCTACCCCGCCACAGTCCCGAGATAATGTCAATCGACTCCCGAATCGctacgttatttttttttccatctttttctgaCTTTGAGAAATGTTAACTTCACGTGACGAAGGCAGCACAACAGTAAAACATACAAGAGTCCATCAATATGACGCTATCTTAATATTCTTCTGTCAGCTATTTCAAAGGCAATATTAGCATTGTGCTAACTGAGTGTATTTTCATCACTATTGGCATTAACGTTGTgctgagtcacatgactttgcTATTGCTGACATGTATGATGTTAGCACATCACAACACTAAATACAGTGACAATTTGAATGCTAATAAATGTACCGAGCCAAAAAAAAGCCTCTTATCATTTCATCCGAGAATTTTGAGTTCACACGGCGCTAATGTTAATACTGAcactttgcttttattttatcacAGACTATTTTCGCCACGTGGCTGTTTTCGTGATATTAATGCTAATAGTCATGAAAATACAGCGGACCCGCTATCGGTGGGATTGAGTGACTCGAAAATTAGCAAGTAATTGACGCTGATAATAATTCCTATGAAACTGTTTTGTGAAAACACATGAAAATAAGCAATGGCGTCGGTTTGAAATAGTAAGAataattggggggtgggggggtgaataATGTGGCATGATTCAAAAATGGCAAACGGATGGGTGGGTCCGCTGTACTTGGAGTTAGCATGATGCTAATTTGAAGAGCAATGAAAGTAACCTATCAATATACGTTCGAAATAAAGCCTTCAACGATTGATTCATTGACAGGTATTGAGTTAGCATGTTGCTCATGCTAATGTcgggactgttttttttttgcaacgggACAGGACAGCTCGGAGCACAAAATCTGCTTACATGAGCTCTCCGACTTCAAGGGCAACAAGATGGAAATCGAGGAGGACGACGTTCCAACGCTGTGGGCGCACGGCTTCTGCGACCGAGTGGGCAGCGTAAAAGTCCCGGGTGGAGCGTAAGTGCCTTAGCTTAGCCGAGCTTGCTTCTGCGCCAGAGCGGAACGAAGAGTACGTGCCCGGTACACGCATAAAGTCCACGGGGTCCGATTACTCCCCTTTCCGACGAAG
This DNA window, taken from Syngnathoides biaculeatus isolate LvHL_M chromosome 17, ASM1980259v1, whole genome shotgun sequence, encodes the following:
- the crybb1 gene encoding beta-crystallin B1, with amino-acid sequence MSQTAKSTSNQGADAKDNKGGAPAAASAKAPKTGEGAFKLTLFDQENFQGRSVELQAECLNICERGLERVRSLIVDSGPFVAFEQTDLRGEMFILEKGEYPRWDTWSNSYRSDCLMSLRPIRLDSSEHKICLHELSDFKGNKMEIEEDDVPTLWAHGFCDRVGSVKVPGGAWVGYQYPGYRGYQYLLESGEYRHYNDFSAIQPQIQSVRRIRDMQFHQRGCLSSAK